The following proteins come from a genomic window of Lolium rigidum isolate FL_2022 chromosome 5, APGP_CSIRO_Lrig_0.1, whole genome shotgun sequence:
- the LOC124651362 gene encoding trans-cinnamate:CoA ligase, peroxisomal-like — MDSLPKRDANYVPLSPITFLPRAAAVYADRTSLVCGRTVFTWRQTHGRCLRLSAALQALSVSRNDVVSVLAPNSPALYEMHFAVPMAGAVINAINTRLDAAGVAAILKHAAPKLLFVDYQYTRVAKEALKSITAASLPLLVVIDDIEAPTGVRVGELEYEKLVARGDPARHPPRDVLDEWDAVALNYTSGTTSAPKGVVYSHRGTYLSTVGLLLQWGVGHEPVYLWSLPMFHCNGWTFTWGVAARGGANVCVRAPTADAMYSAIADHGVTHMCAAPVLFNVLLDAHREPLSRAVEVLTGGAPPPAALLERVERLGFHVTHAYGMTEATGPAMVCEWRERWDVLPAPDRAALKARQGVSALSLAGADVKDLKTMASVPRDGVTLGEIVLRGSSVMKGYLNNPKANEQAFKGGWFLTGDVGVVHPDGYVEIKDRSKDVIISGGENISSLDVESALYGHPAVQEAAVVAMPHPHWGETPCAFVALKKEFDSGAGEVSEEELVAFCRSKMAHFMVPRKVVFVEELPKNATGKVQKLALRGMARGLRPRAADKKRPDPFRPTTMAALSKL, encoded by the coding sequence ATGGACAGCCTTCCGAAGCGCGACGCCAACTACGTGCCCCTcagccccatcaccttcctgccgcgcgccgccgccgtctacGCCGACCGCACCTCGCTCGTCTGCGGCCGCACCGTCTTCACCTGGCGCCAGACGCACGGCCGCTGCCTCCGCCTCTCTGCCGCGCTCCAGGCGCTCTCCGTCAGCCGGAACGACGTCGTCTCCGTGCTCGCGCCCAACTCGCCGGCGCTCTACGAGATGCACTTCGCGGTGCCCATGGCTGGCGCGGTCATCAACGCCATCAACAcccgcctcgacgccgccggcGTCGCCGCCATCCTGAAGCACGCCGCCCCTAAGCTCCTCTTCGTCGACTACCAGTACACGCGCGTGGCCAAGGAGGCCCTCAAGAGCATCACGGCGGCGTCCCTGCCGCTGCTGGTGGTGATCGACGACATCGAGGCGCCGACGGGGGTGCGGGTGGGGGAGCTGGAGTACGAGAAGCTAGTGGCGCGCGGTGACCCCGCAAGGCACCCGCCGCGCGACGTGCTGGACGAGTGGGACGCCGTCGCGCTCAACTACACCTCCGGCACGACGTCGGCGCCCAAGGGCGTCGTGTACAGCCACCGCGGGACCTACCTGAGCACCGTGGGGCTGCTCCTCCAGTGGGGGGTGGGACACGAGCCGGTCTACCTCTGGTCGCTCCCCATGTTCCACTGCAACGGCTGGACATTCACGTGGGGCGTGGCGGCTCGCGGCGGCGCCAACGTCTGCGTCCGCGCGCCCACGGCCGACGCCATGTACTCCGCCATCGCCGACCACGGCGTCACACACATGTGCGCCGCGCCCGTGCTCTTTAACGTCCTCCTGGACGCCCACCGCGAGCCGCTGAGCCGCGCTGTGGAGGTGCTCACCggtggcgcgccgccgcccgccgcgctgCTCGAGCGCGTGGAGCGGCTGGGGTTCCACGTCACGCATGCCTACGGCATGACGGAGGCCACGGGACCGGCTATGGTGTGCGAGTGGCGGGAGCGGTGGGACGTGCTGCCGGCGCCGGATCGCGCGGCGCTCAAGGCGCGGCAGGGCGTGAGCGCGCTCTCCCTCGCCGGCGCCGACGTGAAGGACCTCAAGACTATGGCGAGCGTGCCCCGCGACGGCGTCACACTCGGCGAGATCGTGCTGCGCGGGAGCAGTGTCATGAAGGGGTACCTCAATAACCCGAAGGCGAACGAGCAGGCGTTCAAGGGCGGCTGGTTCCTGACCGGCGACGTGGGCGTGGTGCACCCGGACGGGTACGTGGAGATCAAGGACCGCTCCAAGGACGTGATCATCTCCGGCGGCGAGAACATCAGCAGCTTGGACGTGGAGTCAGCGCTGTACGGCCACCCGGCGGTGCAGGAGGCGGCGGTGGTCGCCATGCCGCACCCGCACTGGGGCGAGACGCCGTGCGCGTTCGTGGCGCTCAAGAAGGAGTTCGActccggcgccggcgaggtcAGTGAGGAGGAGCTGGTGGCCTTCTGCCGGAGCAAGATGGCGCACTTCATGGTGCCGAGGAAGGTGGTGTTCGTCGAGGAGCTGCCCAAGAACGCCACGGGGAAGGTGCAGAAGCTCGCGCTGCGCGGGATGGCCCGTGGGCTCAGGCCGAGGGCTGCGGACAAGAAGAGGCCCGACCCGTTCCGTCCCACTACCATGGCTGCACTGTCCAAGCTTTGA